A window of the Thermanaerothrix sp. genome harbors these coding sequences:
- a CDS encoding AbrB family transcriptional regulator translates to MNGFLREGLLALGVFSFGVLGLKLRVPAGAMALGILGGLAVKALLGVGDSRLPGWVSALSQCLVAYVLVRSSELVSFRRALGLLPYAAVYSLMLLGFCVVMALVFMRLCGMDFATSLFATSPGGLSGVVIAAVESGADGAVTVLFNLCRILCILVILPMLAGFVLKS, encoded by the coding sequence TTGAATGGGTTTTTGAGAGAGGGGCTTTTAGCCCTGGGCGTGTTCTCCTTTGGGGTGCTGGGCCTTAAGCTCAGGGTTCCCGCCGGCGCCATGGCGTTGGGCATATTGGGGGGATTGGCGGTTAAGGCCCTGTTGGGGGTCGGCGATTCCCGCCTGCCGGGATGGGTTTCCGCCCTGTCCCAGTGCCTTGTGGCCTACGTGTTGGTCCGCTCCAGCGAGCTGGTGTCCTTTCGCAGGGCCTTGGGGCTCTTGCCCTACGCGGCGGTTTACAGCCTCATGCTTCTGGGCTTCTGCGTGGTCATGGCGTTGGTTTTCATGAGGCTTTGCGGGATGGACTTTGCCACCTCGCTTTTTGCCACCTCGCCGGGAGGCCTTTCCGGGGTGGTGATAGCGGCGGTGGAGAGCGGAGCTGACGGGGCGGTGACGGTGCTCTTCAACCTATGCAGAATATTGTGCATCCTGGTCATACTGCCCATGCTGGCGGGGTTCGTGTTAAAGAGTTAG
- a CDS encoding lysophospholipid acyltransferase family protein, which translates to MKQPFIVGGLKILVSLFRCMGHGSSVRLGGWLGKLVAAFSKERVDQASARCSRALGISREAARGVVLSSYRHFGMGLAEVIRFPVMREAIPGLVEFEGLENLDRALSMGKGAIILSCHMGNWELTAAALALKGYPIRVVAADQRDPRLTDMLVSMRSSCGVVTIGKASDLKGVFRCLEEGGALAVLLDQDAKSKGLVSEFLGLPASTPLGPVKLARKLGCPVVPCRSVRSPWDPVMHRVTLFPPLEGPGGEPFGRDELGSLEICNRLLSSWIREVPDQWIWMYDRWASVMGRNWWTAP; encoded by the coding sequence ATGAAGCAGCCGTTCATAGTGGGAGGCCTAAAGATCTTAGTCTCCCTTTTTAGATGTATGGGCCATGGGTCTTCGGTGAGGCTGGGCGGATGGTTGGGGAAGCTTGTGGCGGCATTCTCCAAGGAGAGGGTGGACCAGGCCTCCGCCCGTTGCTCCAGGGCCCTTGGCATATCAAGGGAGGCCGCCAGGGGGGTGGTCTTGTCCTCCTACCGGCACTTCGGCATGGGGCTTGCGGAGGTGATTCGCTTTCCCGTCATGCGTGAGGCCATCCCCGGGCTGGTGGAGTTTGAGGGGTTGGAGAACCTTGACCGGGCGTTGTCCATGGGTAAGGGGGCCATAATACTCTCTTGCCACATGGGCAACTGGGAGCTCACCGCCGCGGCCCTGGCGCTTAAGGGGTACCCCATAAGGGTGGTTGCGGCGGACCAGCGGGATCCAAGGCTGACGGACATGTTGGTGTCCATGCGGTCCAGCTGCGGCGTGGTTACCATAGGTAAGGCTTCGGATCTTAAGGGGGTCTTCCGCTGCCTTGAGGAGGGCGGGGCGCTGGCGGTGCTCCTGGACCAGGACGCCAAGTCCAAGGGACTGGTATCGGAGTTCCTGGGGCTCCCCGCCAGCACCCCCTTGGGGCCCGTGAAGCTTGCGAGGAAGCTCGGGTGTCCAGTGGTGCCCTGCAGGTCCGTGAGGAGCCCTTGGGATCCTGTGATGCACAGGGTAACCCTCTTCCCGCCCCTCGAAGGTCCCGGCGGTGAGCCCTTCGGCAGGGACGAGCTGGGATCCTTGGAGATTTGCAACCGTCTATTGTCCTCCTGGATAAGGGAGGTGCCGGATCAGTGGATCTGGATGTACGATCGTTGGGCCAGCGTCATGGGGAGGAACTGGTGGACTGCGCCATAG